GTATTCGCTGACCTCGAACGCGCCCGTGTAGCAGGCGCCCATGTGATACGCCGGATGATGGCCGAGCACGGTCGCGACCGGACACTCCACGTTGGCTTCCTCGTGCTCGCGGAAGATTTTCCACAGGTGGCGCGGCGAGGCATAGAGCACGGTCGTGTTTTTGGTTTTGACCTCCATGCGGTGGTAGGAGCAGTTGTAGATGCCGCTCTTCCGGTCTCTGGTGATCGAAGACAAGGTGATGTACGGCCCGCCGTCCATATAATGATGGCGCATGACCGGCAGCTCGAAGATGTCAACTTCCTTGCCGGTTTTCACCACCTCTTTCACCGGCGCCTGCCTCTTGTCGATGACGATCGGCGGGACGCGCCGCCCTTCCCGCTCCAGGCAGATTTCCGCCATCTGCGGCCGGCTCGTCTCCTTTGGAATTCCGAGCGCGACCTGGATTTTTCGCTGGGAGATCTCGCAGTTCATCACCAGCTTGAAATCGCCGCTCGCCTTGCAATGTAAATTCTGCGGACGGTCGAAAATAAGGATGGGAAATTTTTTCATCGCGCCGAGATGCTTGATGATGGCGGTCACGTCGTAATGGGCGGGATCGACTTCCTTTTTGATGTGCACGATCTCGTTGGGGATCTCGCGCCGGCAATCCTCCAAAAACGTTCTGAGACTCTTCGCCATCTAAATCCTCCTGGTTCAAGTGACGAGGGATACACCATAACTACATGGTGGTTCGGACTATTGTCAACGCGCAAACGGTGGAATGCCGCGCGCGGATGGTAGAAGGGATTGCCTAAATTTCCAGGTTTGATTTGTCCGTCATTCCCGTGAAAACGGGAATCCATACCCCCTCTCTGTCTCCCCCTTGCCAAGGGGGAGATTAAGAGGGGGTCGCCGCTGCGCGTTCCTCTCAGGCTCTCACGGGCGCGGCGGGAGAGACTCTCCTTTCATCTTGAACAGCCGCATGATGTTGCCGCCGAGGATTTTTTCTTTTTCTTCTTCCGCGAGCCCCGCCATCGCCTTGATCGGCTTGACCGTGTTGGGCCAGGTGGAGATCGCGTCGCCGTGGTCGAAGTCGCTGCCGATGATGATGTTGTGGTCCGGCCAGACTTTGACGATCTCCGGCAGATAGCGCTCCCACGACACCGCCGCGATATAAAAATGGCGGAAATATTCGCCGGGAGATTTCTTGATCTTCTCTTCGCCTTTGAAAAATTGCCGCACCGCGGTCGAGACCGGCGCTTCGGAAGGCATGTGGTGATCCAGCATGGTCATGAGCCACGGCACCCAGCCGATCCCGCCTTCGAAGAAAGCAAAGCGCAGCGAAGGAAAGCGGTCGAGCACGCCGCTGAAGATCAGCCGGGCGGCGGTCACCATGTAGGTGAGCGGAAAACCCAGCGCCGTCGGAAAGAGCGGAAAACCTTCGTAGCGCTCGCTGCCGATCAACCAGGGATGGCTGTGCTGGTGCTCGAAGACGCGCGCACCCGGGTGAACCAGGATCGGAATGTCGAGCCGCGAGATTTCTTCGTACAAGGGCCACAGCACCTCCGCGTCGAGATCGCTGTTGTCGTAGCCGCCGCTCAATTTGAGCGCTTTCAGCCCGAGGTCCTCCACCGAGCGTCTGAGCTCGCGCACGGCTTCTTTGATGTCGGGCAGGTAGACCCACGCGACGCCGATAAATTCGTTTCTTCCCGCGACGTCCTCGGCGACGGTATCGTTATAGGCCCGCGCCAGTTGGCGGCCGAGCTCGGGATCCAATTCATAAATCAATTGCCGGTTGTCGGGAATCAGGACCTGAAGGTCGAAGCCGTCCTTCTTCATGTACTCGCGGCGGATATCGAGGTTCCAGCGCCCTTCTTTGAAAGAGTGGACGACTTTTCCCTCGCGATAGTAGGTCGCGACCTTGCCGGGAACCCGCTCGCCGAAGCGCACGTACTTGCCATCGTCTTCCTTGATCTCGACGCGGCCGCGGCCCGGATGCGCGACGCGGTCGATAAATCGCACCGGCCAGTAATGGGTGTCTCCGTCGATATACACGGGAATCTCCTTCATGTCTCGTGCTTCGACCCTTCGGCGTCGCTCAGGACAGGCCAGCTCAGCACGAACGGAAAGGATTTTACTCGCAACCCGTTCACCCTGAGCTGTGTCGAAGGGTGAACGGAGTCTGGCGCCGGATCAATTCTTGACGCCGTAC
This genomic stretch from Candidatus Binatia bacterium harbors:
- a CDS encoding amidohydrolase family protein; the protein is MYIDGDTHYWPVRFIDRVAHPGRGRVEIKEDDGKYVRFGERVPGKVATYYREGKVVHSFKEGRWNLDIRREYMKKDGFDLQVLIPDNRQLIYELDPELGRQLARAYNDTVAEDVAGRNEFIGVAWVYLPDIKEAVRELRRSVEDLGLKALKLSGGYDNSDLDAEVLWPLYEEISRLDIPILVHPGARVFEHQHSHPWLIGSERYEGFPLFPTALGFPLTYMVTAARLIFSGVLDRFPSLRFAFFEGGIGWVPWLMTMLDHHMPSEAPVSTAVRQFFKGEEKIKKSPGEYFRHFYIAAVSWERYLPEIVKVWPDHNIIIGSDFDHGDAISTWPNTVKPIKAMAGLAEEEKEKILGGNIMRLFKMKGESLPPRP